GACCGTCACCTGCACCAATTGCAGCGATAAGATCCTGCAAATGCTGGAGCGGGTCACCAATATTGAACAGCTTGAATCCATGTACCGGACTTATGCGGAAGAAATGATGCAGACCCAGCAGCAAATTATGATGGTGAAGCAAAATATTGATCAGTACGTCAACATGGTCAAGAACACCATACGCC
The Marinifilum sp. JC120 DNA segment above includes these coding regions:
- a CDS encoding conjugal transfer protein TrbJ; this encodes MRSAVTLILILVLLMNSTSANAMTVTCTNCSDKILQMLERVTNIEQLESMYRTYAEEMMQTQQQIMMVKQNIDQYVNMVKNTIR